A window of Diospyros lotus cultivar Yz01 chromosome 14, ASM1463336v1, whole genome shotgun sequence contains these coding sequences:
- the LOC127789729 gene encoding histone H4: protein MSGRGKGGKGLGKGGAKRHRKVLRDNIQGITKPAIRRLARRGGVKRISGLIYEETRGVLKIFLENVIRDAVTYTEHARRKTVTAMDVVYALKRQGRTLYGFGG, encoded by the coding sequence ATGTCTGGTCGGGGTAAGGGCGGCAAGGGCTTGGGAAAGGGCGGAGCCAAGCGTCACAGGAAAGTGCTACGGGACAACATCCAGGGCATCACGAAGCCGGCGATTCGCCGTCTGGCTCGTCGTGGTGGCGTCAAGCGAATCAGCGGGCTCATCTACGAGGAGACTCGCGGCGTTCTCAAGATTTTCCTGGAGAATGTGATCCGCGACGCTGTGACCTACACAGAACACGCTCGGAGGAAGACGGTGACCGCCATGGATGTTGTTTATGCTCTGAAGAGGCAGGGAAGGACTCTGTACGGGTTCGGCGGTTAA
- the LOC127791098 gene encoding ATP synthase small subunit 6, mitochondrial, giving the protein MRKFDPWPVFFRREWSRNWPFLVGFAITGTIITKLSLGLTEEDAKNSPFVQRHKR; this is encoded by the exons ATGAGGAAGTTCGATCCGTGGCCGGTTTTCTTCCGGCGAGAGTGGAGCCGCAACTGGCCGTTCCTGGTTGGTTTCGCCATAACCGGCACGATTATCACCAAGTTATCTCTCGGCCTCACCG AGGAGGACGCCAAGAACTCTCCCTTCGTGCAGAGGCACAAAAGGTGA
- the LOC127791097 gene encoding dolichyl-diphosphooligosaccharide--protein glycosyltransferase subunit 4A: MIDDQDLGFFANFLGIFIFVLVIAYHFVMADPKYEGN; this comes from the coding sequence ATGATCGACGATCAGGACCTCGGCTTCTTTGCCAATTTTCTTGGCATCTTTATTTTTGTACTGGTGATTGCATATCATTTTGTGATGGCTGATCCAAAATATGAAGGCAACTAA
- the LOC127791093 gene encoding uncharacterized protein LOC127791093 isoform X3, translating to MATRSLGNSIAADDAIDLEAMRKEDSSWHPCHVSLSSSGVGLVVDCGSTDLEDVVIKEEEEMLARLRVRSVPLHGDDCILVQEGEHVLATPKLRPKSLFFDAAVEKVLRVRHSKKVYCRCTFTIRWLHQDLKGESLTVPSGSIMKLATRSIYVHPTISAFFSSLKSLSFSSPSPPSVVEDMDNEMDLHELLEKQIEEISNSADITKKRIPGNTLVGIEVDNNGQVQRRVVSGLRVSKPLAPVLLDQNHMKRTTRSARKLQMEIEANDPPPTALIQGELSESRSPLNPLAARAALASLVSQMPKSLETSNYEENLDSSDDITCKHDVLQSLKGTKTCSSPIGCCLSGSDKFSLETAATTVVFDPDHHKDVKPLHPTNGSTEQPVLMDAYSRIPINRREIKTNGAEIPDSSISCSAAKRKLSLPLKTTRLTRSQTERGAASGDDTIEQKTCLEEKPMSAANTRRFTRSAIRKGGEPQPIKGVQAMEEDVSGQVVGNGDSCKRPKRKCTSK from the exons TTCAAGTGGAGTTGGTCTTGTTGTGGACTGTGGGAGCACTGACTTAGAAGATGTTGttatcaaagaagaagaagaaatgcttGCACGTTTGCGCGTTCGTTCTGTCCCTCTCCATGGTGATGATTGCATTCTTGTCCAGGAAGGTGAACATGTGCTTGCCACCCCAAAGTTGCGACCTAAGAGCCTCTTCTTTGATGCTGCGGTGGAAAAG GTGCTCAGGGTAAGGCACTCAAAGAAGGTCTATTGTAGATGTACTTTCACAATCAGGTGGCTTCACCAAGACCTTAAAGGAGAAAGTTTAACTGTCCCCTCTGGTTCAATCATGAAATTGGCTACAAGAAGCATCTATGTGCACCCAACTATTTCTGCTTTCTTTAGTTCTCTGAAAAGCTTGAGTTTCTCTAGTCCATCTCCTCCATCAGTGGTAGAAGACATGGATAATGAAATGGATCTTCATGAATTGCTAGAGAAACAAATAGAGGAGATCAGTAATTCAGCTGACATTACCAAGAAGAGAATTCCAGGGAACACTCTGGTGGGAATTGAAG TTGATAACAATGGACAAGTACAACGCAGAGTTGTTTCTGGATTGAGAGTAAGCAAGCCCCTTGCTCCAGTTCTTCTGGACCAGAATCACATGAAGAGGACTACTAGGAGCGCAAGAAAACTGCAAATGGAGATTGAAGCCAATGACCCACCACCTACTGCACTCATTCAGGGGGAATTGTCAGAAAGCAGGTCTCCACTAAATCCTCTTGCCGCCCGTGCTGCTTTGGCTTCATTAGTGTCACAAATGCCTAAAAGTCTTGAGACTTCAAACTATGAGGAGAATTTGGACTCCTCAGATGATATTACCTGCAAGCATGATGTTTTGCAATCACTCAAAGGGACTAAAACCTGCAGTTCCCCTATCGGGTGCTGTTTGTCTGGAAGCGATAAGTTCTCTCTGGAAACAGCAGCTACTACAGTTGTATTTGATCCAGACCATCATAAAGATGTAAAACCACTCCACCCAACTAATGGTTCTACCGAACAGCCCGTTCTCATGGATGCATATAGCAGAATACCAATTAACAGGAGGGAAATTAAAACCAATGGGGCAGAAATCCCTGATTCAAGTATTTCGTGTTCAGCAGCCAAAAGGAAGTTAAGCCTGCCCCTTAAAACAACTAGACTAACTCGTTCTCAAACAGAGAGAGGTGCTGCAAGTGGAGATGACACTATTGAACAGAAAACTTGTTTGGAAGAGAAACCAATGTCTGCAGCCAATACCAGAAGATTTACTCGTTCAGCAATTCGTAAAGGTGGAGAACCTCAACCTATCAAAGGTGTACAGGCAATGGAAGAGGATGTATCAG GCCAAGTTGTTGGAAATGGTGATAGTTGTAAAAGACCAAAGAGGAAGTGCACCTCAAAGTAA
- the LOC127791093 gene encoding uncharacterized protein LOC127791093 isoform X2 — translation MATRSLGNSIAADDAIDLEAMRKEDSSWHPCHVSLSIAADNAIELEAMRKEDLSWHPCRISLSSSGVGLVVDCGSTDLEDVVIKEEEEMLARLRVRSVPLHGDDCILVQEGEHVLATPKLRPKSLFFDAAVEKVLRVRHSKKVYCRCTFTIRWLHQDLKGESLTVPSGSIMKLATRSIYVHPTISAFFSSLKSLSFSSPSPPSVVEDMDNEMDLHELLEKQIEEISNSADITKKRIPGNTLVGIEVDNNGQVQRRVVSGLRVSKPLAPVLLDQNHMKRTTRSARKLQMEIEANDPPPTALIQGELSESRSPLNPLAARAALASLVSQMPKSLETSNYEENLDSSDDITCKHDVLQSLKGTKTCSSPIGCCLSGSDKFSLETAATTVVFDPDHHKDVKPLHPTNGSTEQPVLMDAYSRIPINRREIKTNGAEIPDSSISCSAAKRKLSLPLKTTRLTRSQTERGAASGDDTIEQKTCLEEKPMSAANTRRFTRSAIRKGGEPQPIKGVQAMEEDVSGQVVGNGDSCKRPKRKCTSK, via the exons CATTGCAGCAGACAACGCCATCGAGCTGGAAGCTATGCGCAAGGAGGACTTGTCTTGGCATCCTTGCCGCATCTCTCTGAG TTCAAGTGGAGTTGGTCTTGTTGTGGACTGTGGGAGCACTGACTTAGAAGATGTTGttatcaaagaagaagaagaaatgcttGCACGTTTGCGCGTTCGTTCTGTCCCTCTCCATGGTGATGATTGCATTCTTGTCCAGGAAGGTGAACATGTGCTTGCCACCCCAAAGTTGCGACCTAAGAGCCTCTTCTTTGATGCTGCGGTGGAAAAG GTGCTCAGGGTAAGGCACTCAAAGAAGGTCTATTGTAGATGTACTTTCACAATCAGGTGGCTTCACCAAGACCTTAAAGGAGAAAGTTTAACTGTCCCCTCTGGTTCAATCATGAAATTGGCTACAAGAAGCATCTATGTGCACCCAACTATTTCTGCTTTCTTTAGTTCTCTGAAAAGCTTGAGTTTCTCTAGTCCATCTCCTCCATCAGTGGTAGAAGACATGGATAATGAAATGGATCTTCATGAATTGCTAGAGAAACAAATAGAGGAGATCAGTAATTCAGCTGACATTACCAAGAAGAGAATTCCAGGGAACACTCTGGTGGGAATTGAAG TTGATAACAATGGACAAGTACAACGCAGAGTTGTTTCTGGATTGAGAGTAAGCAAGCCCCTTGCTCCAGTTCTTCTGGACCAGAATCACATGAAGAGGACTACTAGGAGCGCAAGAAAACTGCAAATGGAGATTGAAGCCAATGACCCACCACCTACTGCACTCATTCAGGGGGAATTGTCAGAAAGCAGGTCTCCACTAAATCCTCTTGCCGCCCGTGCTGCTTTGGCTTCATTAGTGTCACAAATGCCTAAAAGTCTTGAGACTTCAAACTATGAGGAGAATTTGGACTCCTCAGATGATATTACCTGCAAGCATGATGTTTTGCAATCACTCAAAGGGACTAAAACCTGCAGTTCCCCTATCGGGTGCTGTTTGTCTGGAAGCGATAAGTTCTCTCTGGAAACAGCAGCTACTACAGTTGTATTTGATCCAGACCATCATAAAGATGTAAAACCACTCCACCCAACTAATGGTTCTACCGAACAGCCCGTTCTCATGGATGCATATAGCAGAATACCAATTAACAGGAGGGAAATTAAAACCAATGGGGCAGAAATCCCTGATTCAAGTATTTCGTGTTCAGCAGCCAAAAGGAAGTTAAGCCTGCCCCTTAAAACAACTAGACTAACTCGTTCTCAAACAGAGAGAGGTGCTGCAAGTGGAGATGACACTATTGAACAGAAAACTTGTTTGGAAGAGAAACCAATGTCTGCAGCCAATACCAGAAGATTTACTCGTTCAGCAATTCGTAAAGGTGGAGAACCTCAACCTATCAAAGGTGTACAGGCAATGGAAGAGGATGTATCAG GCCAAGTTGTTGGAAATGGTGATAGTTGTAAAAGACCAAAGAGGAAGTGCACCTCAAAGTAA
- the LOC127790430 gene encoding uncharacterized protein LOC127790430: MSLSSFFCSLHHRLTSRRPLLLHAVTWTAILGSTVAVASFSPEVTFVSAVSPASAFSRSCEGRGLVRLPLDDPAEVLCFPAHMLRRSRVDLVVPPVYAALVVAGSLCAVRALGLWEMDNDDRL, from the coding sequence ATGTCTCTGTCATCGTTCTTCTGTTCGCTCCACCACCGCCTCACATCGAGGCGGCCGCTGCTGCTCCATGCCGTGACGTGGACGGCGATCCTCGGATCCACCGTGGCGGTGGCGTCGTTCTCGCCGGAAGTGACATTCGTTTCAGCGGTCTCTCCGGCGTCCGCCTTCTCCCGGTCGTGCGAGGGCCGGGGGCTCGTCAGGCTTCCACTGGATGATCCGGCGGAGGTCTTGTGCTTCCCGGCGCACATGTTACGGCGGTCAAGGGTCGACCTGGTCGTCCCTCCGGTGTACGCGGCGCTAGTCGTTGCCGGATCTCTCTGCGCTGTCCGAGCCTTGGGTCTGTGGGAGATGGATAACGACGACAGACTTTGA
- the LOC127790429 gene encoding short-chain dehydrogenase TIC 32 B, chloroplastic-like yields the protein MGIFSLITGIPGPSGFGSASTAEQVTQGIDASNLTAIVTGGSSGIGLETSRVLALRNANVIIAARNTEAAKEAKQTILKDNEAARVDIMKLDLGSMKSIRAFVDEFSSLQRPLNILINNAGVMFCPFQLSKDGIETQFATNHLGHFLLTKLLLDKMKDTAKATGIEGRIVNLTSVAHQHTYEGGIRFDKINDKDSYSDKKAYGQSKLANILHANELSRRLKEEDANITVNSVHPGLITTNLYRHSGLLISLMRAFTILLWKNVPQGAATSCYVALHPKVKGVTGKYFLDCNEWPPSKLATDEVLAKKLWDFSDNLVNSAQKVPQEVA from the exons ATGGGTATCTTCTCTTTGATAACAGGAATTCCAGGCCCAAGTGGGTTCGGATCAGCCTCAACTGCTGAACAGGTTACACAAGGGATTGATGCTAGCAACCTCACTGCCATTGTTACTG GAGGGTCAAGTGGGATTGGCTTGGAGACTTCAAGAGTGTTGGCTCTCAGGAATGCCAATGTTATTATTGCAGCCCGGAACACAGAGGCTGCCAAGGAAGCCAAGCAAACCATTCTCAAAGACAACGAAGCTGCTCGCGTGGACATCATGAAACTTGACCTCGGCTCGATGAAGTCAATTAGAGCCTTTGTCGATGAATTCAGCTCTCTTCAGCGTCCTCTTAACATCCTAAT AAACAACGCTGGCGTTATGTTTTGCCCATTCCAACTGTCCAAAGATGGTATTGAGACGCAATTCGCGACGAATCATCTTG GTCATTTTCTCCTGACAAAATTACTCCTAGACAAAATGAAGGACACAGCAAAAGCTACTGGTATTGAGGGTAGGATTGTGAACCTGACATCAGTAGCACATCAACACACCTATGAAGGGGGGATACGATTTGATAAGATCAACGACAAAGATAG TTATTCGGACAAGAAGGCCTATGGACAGTCGAAACTAGCCAACATATTGCATGCCAACGAGCTCTCTCGTCGTTTGAAG GAAGAAGATGCAAATATCACAGTCAACTCGGTGCATCCAGGGTTAATAACAACGAATCTCTATAGACATTCTGGACTTCTAATTA GTCTCATGAGGGCATTTACCATTCTCCTGTGGAAGAACGTCCCGCAG GGTGCAGCCACATCATGCTATGTCGCGCTTCACCCAAAGGTGAAAGGTGTTACCGGAAAGTATTTCCTGGACTGCAACGAGTGGCCTCCAAGCAAGCTTGCCACCGATGAGGTGCTTGCAAAGAAACTGTGGGATTTCAGTGACAATTTGGTTAATTCAGCTCAAAAAGTGCCTCAAGAAGTTGCTTGA
- the LOC127791093 gene encoding uncharacterized protein LOC127791093 isoform X1 yields the protein MATRSLGNSIAADDAIDLEAMRKEDSSWHPCHVSLSLGNSIAADNAIELEAMRKEDLSWHPCRISLSSSGVGLVVDCGSTDLEDVVIKEEEEMLARLRVRSVPLHGDDCILVQEGEHVLATPKLRPKSLFFDAAVEKVLRVRHSKKVYCRCTFTIRWLHQDLKGESLTVPSGSIMKLATRSIYVHPTISAFFSSLKSLSFSSPSPPSVVEDMDNEMDLHELLEKQIEEISNSADITKKRIPGNTLVGIEVDNNGQVQRRVVSGLRVSKPLAPVLLDQNHMKRTTRSARKLQMEIEANDPPPTALIQGELSESRSPLNPLAARAALASLVSQMPKSLETSNYEENLDSSDDITCKHDVLQSLKGTKTCSSPIGCCLSGSDKFSLETAATTVVFDPDHHKDVKPLHPTNGSTEQPVLMDAYSRIPINRREIKTNGAEIPDSSISCSAAKRKLSLPLKTTRLTRSQTERGAASGDDTIEQKTCLEEKPMSAANTRRFTRSAIRKGGEPQPIKGVQAMEEDVSGQVVGNGDSCKRPKRKCTSK from the exons CCTGGGCAACAGCATTGCAGCAGACAACGCCATCGAGCTGGAAGCTATGCGCAAGGAGGACTTGTCTTGGCATCCTTGCCGCATCTCTCTGAG TTCAAGTGGAGTTGGTCTTGTTGTGGACTGTGGGAGCACTGACTTAGAAGATGTTGttatcaaagaagaagaagaaatgcttGCACGTTTGCGCGTTCGTTCTGTCCCTCTCCATGGTGATGATTGCATTCTTGTCCAGGAAGGTGAACATGTGCTTGCCACCCCAAAGTTGCGACCTAAGAGCCTCTTCTTTGATGCTGCGGTGGAAAAG GTGCTCAGGGTAAGGCACTCAAAGAAGGTCTATTGTAGATGTACTTTCACAATCAGGTGGCTTCACCAAGACCTTAAAGGAGAAAGTTTAACTGTCCCCTCTGGTTCAATCATGAAATTGGCTACAAGAAGCATCTATGTGCACCCAACTATTTCTGCTTTCTTTAGTTCTCTGAAAAGCTTGAGTTTCTCTAGTCCATCTCCTCCATCAGTGGTAGAAGACATGGATAATGAAATGGATCTTCATGAATTGCTAGAGAAACAAATAGAGGAGATCAGTAATTCAGCTGACATTACCAAGAAGAGAATTCCAGGGAACACTCTGGTGGGAATTGAAG TTGATAACAATGGACAAGTACAACGCAGAGTTGTTTCTGGATTGAGAGTAAGCAAGCCCCTTGCTCCAGTTCTTCTGGACCAGAATCACATGAAGAGGACTACTAGGAGCGCAAGAAAACTGCAAATGGAGATTGAAGCCAATGACCCACCACCTACTGCACTCATTCAGGGGGAATTGTCAGAAAGCAGGTCTCCACTAAATCCTCTTGCCGCCCGTGCTGCTTTGGCTTCATTAGTGTCACAAATGCCTAAAAGTCTTGAGACTTCAAACTATGAGGAGAATTTGGACTCCTCAGATGATATTACCTGCAAGCATGATGTTTTGCAATCACTCAAAGGGACTAAAACCTGCAGTTCCCCTATCGGGTGCTGTTTGTCTGGAAGCGATAAGTTCTCTCTGGAAACAGCAGCTACTACAGTTGTATTTGATCCAGACCATCATAAAGATGTAAAACCACTCCACCCAACTAATGGTTCTACCGAACAGCCCGTTCTCATGGATGCATATAGCAGAATACCAATTAACAGGAGGGAAATTAAAACCAATGGGGCAGAAATCCCTGATTCAAGTATTTCGTGTTCAGCAGCCAAAAGGAAGTTAAGCCTGCCCCTTAAAACAACTAGACTAACTCGTTCTCAAACAGAGAGAGGTGCTGCAAGTGGAGATGACACTATTGAACAGAAAACTTGTTTGGAAGAGAAACCAATGTCTGCAGCCAATACCAGAAGATTTACTCGTTCAGCAATTCGTAAAGGTGGAGAACCTCAACCTATCAAAGGTGTACAGGCAATGGAAGAGGATGTATCAG GCCAAGTTGTTGGAAATGGTGATAGTTGTAAAAGACCAAAGAGGAAGTGCACCTCAAAGTAA